A region of Desulfuromonas sp. TF DNA encodes the following proteins:
- a CDS encoding thioesterase family protein: MYEKKLMAGWGDMDFNAHMRNTAYLDKSGDVRMIFFSEHGFPMSEFSRLRLGPVIQKDEIEYFREVNLLDELKITLSIAGLAEDGSRWIIRNEFFRPDGKLAARVTSAGGWLDLSARKLVAAPAGLLEAVKALPRTDDFQQLPSNVRVL; this comes from the coding sequence ATGTACGAGAAAAAACTGATGGCGGGCTGGGGCGACATGGACTTCAACGCACATATGAGGAACACGGCCTATCTGGACAAGTCCGGCGATGTACGCATGATATTTTTCTCGGAACATGGTTTTCCAATGAGCGAGTTCTCTCGACTGCGGCTAGGGCCGGTCATCCAAAAGGACGAGATCGAGTACTTCCGCGAAGTCAACCTTCTGGACGAACTCAAGATTACTCTCTCCATCGCCGGGCTTGCCGAAGATGGAAGCCGATGGATCATTCGGAACGAGTTTTTCCGTCCCGACGGTAAGCTTGCAGCCAGGGTGACCAGTGCAGGAGGTTGGCTCGACCTGTCGGCCAGGAAACTTGTCGCCGCGCCGGCGGGACTTCTCGAAGCTGTTAAAGCGCTGCCAAGGACCGATGATTTTCAACAGTTGCCTTCCAACGTCAGGGTGCTATAG
- a CDS encoding dihydrofolate reductase family protein has protein sequence MRKLVVLSFITLDGVMQAPGGPEEDPTGGFEHGGWVAGYFDDFLGKVMDGQMNKPFDLLLGRKTYEIFAAYWPYRKTDENLIAAGFNKAKKYVASKTLTRLDWSNSKLIKGDVATEIKKLREQDGPEIQVHGSGNLIQTLLNHDLVDELRLKIFPITLGRGKRLFAEGTIPVGFKLLESAFSPSGVIVATYVRSGEVKTGSFALEVPTEAELARRKRLAAEDTDQPKEKTPG, from the coding sequence ATGAGAAAACTGGTTGTTCTGTCTTTCATAACCCTTGATGGAGTGATGCAGGCTCCCGGCGGGCCTGAAGAAGATCCCACTGGCGGGTTCGAGCACGGCGGGTGGGTTGCCGGTTACTTTGATGACTTCCTTGGAAAAGTGATGGACGGGCAAATGAACAAGCCCTTCGATTTACTGCTCGGCAGAAAGACGTATGAGATATTCGCGGCGTACTGGCCGTACAGGAAAACCGATGAAAATCTCATTGCAGCCGGATTTAACAAGGCGAAAAAATATGTGGCTTCAAAGACCCTGACAAGGCTCGACTGGAGCAATTCCAAGCTCATCAAGGGAGATGTCGCGACGGAAATTAAGAAACTGAGGGAACAGGACGGGCCGGAAATACAAGTTCATGGCAGCGGCAATCTCATTCAAACACTACTGAATCATGACCTGGTCGACGAGCTGCGGCTGAAAATATTTCCCATCACTCTCGGCAGGGGCAAGCGCCTGTTCGCCGAAGGCACGATTCCGGTCGGATTCAAATTGCTTGAAAGCGCGTTTTCACCAAGTGGAGTCATCGTTGCCACGTACGTCCGCTCAGGAGAAGTCAAGACCGGATCGTTCGCGCTTGAGGTCCCCACTGAGGCCGAGCTTGCTCGCCGCAAGCGGCTTGCCGCGGAAGATACTGATCAGCCAAAAGAGAAAACGCCTGGTTAA
- the ycaC gene encoding isochorismate family cysteine hydrolase YcaC — translation MSKSFTYIRLSKDDAALLLVDHQAGLISLVQDFSPGEFKNNVLALAACGKYFELPTILTTSFENGPNGPLVPELKEMFPNSPYIARPGNINAWDNEDFVRAIKQTGRKQLIIAGVVTEVCVAFPALSAIEEGYEVYVITDASGTFNEVTRHSAWLRMQAAGVQLMNWFAMACELHRDWRNDIEGLGTLFSNHIPNYRNLMTSYFTRNP, via the coding sequence GTACATCCGGCTTTCTAAAGACGATGCCGCCTTGTTGCTGGTGGACCATCAGGCAGGCTTGATTTCGCTGGTTCAGGACTTTTCTCCTGGCGAGTTCAAGAACAACGTCCTGGCCCTGGCTGCCTGCGGCAAGTACTTCGAGCTGCCCACGATTCTGACCACCAGCTTCGAGAACGGCCCTAACGGACCACTGGTGCCGGAATTGAAGGAGATGTTCCCGAACTCGCCTTACATTGCGAGGCCCGGGAACATCAATGCCTGGGATAACGAGGATTTCGTCAGGGCGATCAAGCAGACCGGACGCAAGCAGCTCATCATCGCCGGTGTGGTGACGGAAGTCTGCGTGGCCTTCCCGGCACTTTCCGCGATTGAGGAAGGATACGAGGTTTACGTGATTACCGATGCCTCCGGAACCTTTAACGAGGTCACCCGTCACAGTGCCTGGTTGCGGATGCAGGCCGCGGGCGTGCAATTGATGAACTGGTTCGCCATGGCGTGTGAACTGCACCGGGACTGGCGCAACGACATCGAGGGTCTGGGCACGCTTTTTTCAAACCACATTCCAAACTACCGGAACCTCATGACGAGCTACTTCACCAGAAATCCGTAA